The following are from one region of the Candidatus Obscuribacterales bacterium genome:
- a CDS encoding Rne/Rng family ribonuclease, whose translation MKKSIVISEQDNIGALLENDRVVEFFVNRGELLLGDIYTASVENILPGIDAAFVNLGKDKMGFLHANDVPGQGPLKERLVPKQKLLVQITKEPTGHKGPRVSTAISLPGRFLVLVPEERGVSVSRRISEVKERSRLKSVVNLLKPPGVGIIIRTEGKGQGEQELFEDFEVLWDRWQSIVSNAEASIGPALIYRDQDLLYRVIRDAYSSDINEVIVDSEDGQKRALQYLSGWASRTTQVLCHESQEPILVSKGIDKEIEDALAEKVDLPSGGHLNIEPTEALTVIDVNSGRFTSSRTQAETVRRTNMEAAQEIPRQLRLRNIGGMVIVDFIDMESRKDQQMVLEAFQRHLEEDRAKPQIGQLSDLGLVELTRRRQGQSLRELFTVHCSHCVGLGVTPVLEISSVDGRKIISLKPREDENMLRGRNRRGGGRQQQAAVFRAASASGGRIQPTIARVEEVVPEEILEQVPEELISEHAAQREGGRFGVEASFESKAGRFLDTETDDESLSEAEHAFEEELAEEASHDHRHDEPEMEHEHSDNDEMDAPSYSPFEAEPEPMAGVFRLKAKPDHESSADEEMLTIPVINGDELESSVDMQQLTLGSSNWQGEQLELPVSDSDEK comes from the coding sequence ATGAAGAAGTCAATTGTTATTTCAGAACAAGATAACATTGGGGCATTACTGGAAAACGACAGGGTAGTTGAGTTCTTTGTCAATCGCGGTGAACTATTGCTTGGAGACATTTACACGGCGTCCGTGGAAAATATTCTGCCTGGTATCGACGCTGCTTTCGTTAATCTCGGCAAAGACAAAATGGGATTCTTGCATGCCAATGATGTGCCCGGACAAGGTCCATTGAAAGAAAGACTTGTTCCAAAACAAAAACTATTGGTACAGATTACAAAAGAGCCGACAGGACACAAGGGACCACGTGTCTCGACAGCAATAAGCTTGCCTGGTCGCTTTTTGGTTCTGGTTCCTGAGGAAAGAGGAGTATCTGTTTCACGTCGCATAAGTGAAGTGAAAGAAAGATCACGTTTAAAATCAGTCGTTAACCTGCTGAAGCCACCGGGTGTGGGCATCATCATCAGAACAGAAGGCAAGGGACAAGGCGAACAAGAACTGTTTGAAGACTTTGAAGTTCTTTGGGATCGTTGGCAGTCAATTGTCTCTAATGCCGAAGCGTCAATAGGACCGGCGTTAATCTATCGTGATCAAGATCTTCTTTATCGTGTCATTCGCGATGCTTATTCATCCGATATCAACGAAGTCATTGTAGATAGCGAAGACGGGCAAAAGCGTGCATTGCAATACTTGTCCGGCTGGGCATCAAGAACAACTCAAGTTCTCTGCCACGAGAGCCAGGAGCCAATTCTAGTCTCGAAAGGTATCGACAAGGAAATTGAAGATGCGCTGGCTGAAAAGGTTGATCTGCCAAGCGGCGGGCACTTAAATATAGAGCCGACCGAAGCTCTAACAGTAATCGACGTTAACTCGGGCAGATTTACCTCCTCTAGAACACAAGCAGAAACCGTGCGCAGAACAAACATGGAAGCTGCACAAGAAATTCCAAGGCAGCTGCGTTTGCGTAATATAGGCGGCATGGTCATTGTTGACTTTATCGATATGGAATCGAGAAAGGATCAACAAATGGTATTGGAAGCGTTCCAGCGCCATTTGGAAGAAGATCGCGCGAAACCGCAAATTGGACAATTGTCCGATCTAGGACTTGTGGAACTGACGCGTCGCCGTCAGGGTCAAAGCTTGCGTGAGCTGTTTACTGTTCATTGCTCGCATTGTGTCGGCTTAGGTGTAACGCCTGTTCTGGAAATTTCTTCTGTTGACGGACGTAAGATTATTAGCCTTAAGCCAAGAGAAGACGAGAATATGTTAAGAGGACGTAATCGTCGTGGCGGCGGCAGGCAGCAGCAAGCTGCAGTGTTCCGCGCAGCCAGTGCATCAGGCGGACGCATTCAACCGACAATTGCTCGTGTTGAAGAAGTAGTGCCTGAGGAAATTTTGGAACAAGTTCCTGAAGAACTTATTTCCGAACATGCTGCTCAACGTGAAGGCGGCCGATTTGGAGTCGAAGCGAGCTTTGAATCAAAGGCTGGACGTTTCCTGGATACGGAAACTGATGACGAGAGCCTATCTGAAGCAGAACATGCTTTTGAAGAAGAGTTGGCAGAAGAAGCTTCACATGACCATAGACATGATGAGCCGGAAATGGAGCATGAGCATTCTGATAATGACGAAATGGATGCGCCGTCTTACAGTCCATTTGAAGCAGAACCGGAGCCGATGGCCGGAGTATTCCGTCTAAAGGCAAAACCTGATCATGAATCGTCTGCAGACGAAGAGATGCTGACGATACCTGTTATCAATGGCGATGAACTGGAAAGTTCAGTTGACATGCAACAGCTGACGCTTGGCTCAAGCAATTGGCAAGGTGAACAGTTGGAGCTGCCTGTATCTGATAGCGACGAGAAATAA
- the uvrA gene encoding excinuclease ABC subunit UvrA: MPTKNNPKPETTDAIVVRGARQHNLKNINVSIPRNKLVVITGVSGSGKSSLAFDTVFAEGQRRYIESLSSYARQFLGQMDKPDVDHIDGLSPAISIDQKSTSHNPRSTVGTVTEIYDYLRLLFARIGTPHCPKCGQLINPQTIDQIVDQVLELSEGTKIQILAPLVTGRKGEYQSLFNDLRKEGFARARVDGEVIALEDEVSLDKNKKHTIELVIDRLVVKQSIASRLADSLSLALKWGKSVVLVDVLDEKRQLMFSEQFACATCNISFSEVAPRSFSFNSPYGACAECHGLGFSYEIDPKLIVPDNKKTLREGAIYPWAKTGNKYYQQILESLAKHYKFSMDVPFDQLNIKHRHALFYGSAGEKIKLAHDSFDGSEWWEYRKEFEGIITNLKRRYEESQSDKVRADLGNYMTQMPCEDCKGARLKPESLGVKVADLSIAQVCALPVIDAIPFFNKLPSKLSARQKTIAHQVLIEVNSRLKFLNDVGLDYLTLDRQASTLSGGEAQRIRLATQIGSGLSGVLYVLDEPSIGLHQRDNNRLLDTLKHLKNLGNTLLVVEHDEETIKQADWIIDIGPGAGLHGGNLVAEGSIEDIMAAKSSSTGAYISGRKEIPTPRHRRPGSLLSLKIISAKRNNLKDVSVDIPLGKFVAITGVSGSGKSTLINDLLYEYLRHHMGGIVPAPNGLKAVEGLEHLDKVIDIDQSPIGRTPRSNPATYTGVFDVIREVFSMTTEAKTRGYQPGRFSFNVKGGRCEACHGEGMNEIEMNFLPSVFVACDVCKGARYNRETLEVKFKGKSIADVLEMTVEEALEFFANIPKAESKLATLHEVGLDYIKLGQPATTLSGGEAQRVKLAEQLSRRSTGKTIYILDEPTTGLSFADVDKLLHVLNKLVDSGNTVVVIEHNLDVIKQADWIIDLGPEGGDRGGQIIAQGTPEEIAKSNISHTGQFLKNMLKHRSVKV; the protein is encoded by the coding sequence ATGCCTACAAAAAATAATCCAAAGCCAGAGACCACGGACGCTATTGTTGTTCGCGGCGCGCGCCAGCACAACCTGAAAAATATCAATGTGTCTATTCCGCGCAATAAGCTGGTCGTAATAACGGGCGTATCCGGTTCCGGCAAATCGTCTCTAGCTTTCGACACGGTTTTTGCCGAAGGACAAAGGCGCTACATCGAATCACTTTCATCTTATGCCAGACAATTTCTTGGACAAATGGATAAGCCGGATGTCGATCATATCGATGGCTTGTCGCCGGCGATTTCAATAGATCAAAAATCCACCAGCCACAATCCACGATCAACTGTCGGCACAGTAACTGAAATCTATGACTATTTGCGTTTGTTGTTTGCACGCATAGGTACACCGCACTGTCCTAAATGCGGACAACTAATCAATCCACAAACAATAGATCAGATAGTCGACCAAGTTCTCGAATTGTCCGAAGGCACAAAGATTCAAATCTTGGCGCCTCTTGTAACAGGACGGAAAGGTGAATACCAGTCCCTTTTCAACGATTTACGCAAAGAAGGCTTTGCCCGCGCCCGAGTAGATGGCGAAGTAATAGCGCTGGAAGATGAAGTAAGTCTCGACAAAAACAAAAAGCACACAATTGAACTTGTTATAGACAGATTGGTTGTAAAACAATCAATTGCCTCTCGCTTGGCCGACAGTCTTTCGTTAGCTCTTAAGTGGGGTAAATCAGTTGTTCTTGTCGATGTGCTCGATGAAAAACGCCAGCTCATGTTCTCCGAACAATTTGCTTGCGCCACCTGTAATATAAGTTTTTCCGAAGTAGCTCCACGTAGTTTCAGTTTTAATAGTCCGTATGGAGCCTGCGCTGAATGCCATGGACTTGGATTTTCATACGAAATTGATCCAAAGCTAATAGTGCCGGACAACAAAAAGACTTTGCGCGAAGGTGCCATTTACCCATGGGCGAAAACAGGCAACAAGTACTATCAGCAAATTCTGGAATCTTTGGCAAAACACTATAAGTTCAGTATGGATGTTCCGTTTGACCAACTGAATATTAAACACCGCCATGCTCTATTTTATGGATCTGCCGGTGAAAAAATAAAACTTGCCCATGATTCATTCGATGGAAGCGAATGGTGGGAATACCGCAAAGAATTCGAAGGCATCATCACGAATTTAAAACGTCGCTACGAAGAGTCGCAATCGGATAAGGTAAGGGCAGATCTCGGCAATTACATGACACAGATGCCTTGCGAAGACTGCAAAGGCGCTCGTTTAAAACCGGAATCCCTGGGAGTAAAAGTTGCCGATCTTTCCATTGCTCAAGTTTGTGCATTGCCTGTAATTGATGCTATACCGTTTTTCAATAAACTGCCAAGCAAATTGAGCGCCCGACAAAAAACAATCGCTCACCAAGTACTTATAGAAGTTAACTCGCGTCTAAAATTCCTCAATGATGTCGGCTTGGATTACCTTACTTTAGACAGACAAGCAAGTACATTATCGGGCGGGGAAGCGCAGCGAATTCGATTAGCCACACAAATTGGTTCCGGGCTTTCAGGCGTTCTATATGTGCTCGATGAACCATCTATTGGATTGCACCAAAGAGACAACAATCGCCTGCTCGACACTCTGAAACATCTGAAAAATTTAGGCAACACACTTTTAGTGGTGGAGCACGACGAAGAAACGATAAAACAAGCCGACTGGATTATAGATATAGGTCCAGGTGCCGGGCTTCACGGCGGCAATTTAGTTGCCGAAGGCTCGATCGAAGACATTATGGCTGCCAAATCTTCGTCCACCGGTGCCTATATTTCCGGGCGCAAGGAAATTCCAACGCCAAGGCATAGAAGACCAGGCAGCTTATTAAGCCTAAAGATTATTTCCGCCAAACGCAATAATCTCAAAGATGTTAGCGTCGATATTCCGCTTGGGAAATTTGTCGCAATTACAGGCGTATCCGGTTCGGGCAAATCCACACTGATAAATGACTTGCTTTACGAATACCTGCGCCATCATATGGGCGGTATTGTTCCCGCACCAAATGGACTTAAGGCAGTGGAAGGTCTTGAGCATCTGGACAAAGTAATTGATATCGACCAATCGCCTATCGGCCGCACACCCAGATCAAACCCGGCTACTTACACAGGCGTGTTTGATGTAATTCGAGAAGTGTTCTCGATGACGACAGAAGCAAAAACACGCGGCTATCAACCTGGACGTTTTTCTTTCAACGTCAAAGGTGGTCGCTGCGAAGCTTGCCACGGCGAGGGCATGAACGAAATTGAAATGAATTTCTTGCCTTCTGTTTTTGTTGCCTGCGATGTTTGCAAAGGCGCTCGCTACAACAGAGAAACACTGGAAGTAAAATTCAAAGGAAAATCTATCGCTGATGTTTTAGAAATGACTGTAGAAGAAGCTCTGGAATTTTTTGCCAACATTCCAAAAGCCGAATCCAAACTTGCCACATTGCACGAAGTTGGTCTCGATTACATAAAACTCGGTCAGCCGGCGACAACTCTGTCCGGCGGCGAAGCACAGCGCGTCAAATTAGCCGAACAGTTGTCGCGTCGCTCTACAGGCAAGACGATTTATATTCTCGATGAGCCGACAACCGGTCTATCATTTGCTGATGTCGACAAGCTTTTGCACGTGTTGAACAAGCTTGTCGACTCAGGGAACACAGTTGTTGTTATTGAACACAACCTCGATGTAATCAAGCAAGCCGATTGGATAATTGACCTGGGACCAGAGGGCGGTGACCGCGGTGGGCAAATAATTGCCCAAGGCACACCTGAGGAGATTGCAAAGTCTAATATTTCTCATACTGGCCAATTTCTGAAAAATATGCTCAAACATAGGTCAGTTAAGGTATAG
- a CDS encoding transcriptional repressor encodes MAATEVLNPAQQDSEQTNSQALFESLRKRGHRITSQRETILQIFRELPHGTHLSADELYCKLNEQGSPVSLATTYRTLKLLSSLGLLRELDFAEGHKHYELKLEDLPHQHIICLNCNLTLEFEDHFLGEAGEQIGARYGFEVIDAQFKIFGLCPDCRKDKEEQKSKKPSVDDENVQK; translated from the coding sequence ATGGCTGCTACAGAAGTCCTAAATCCAGCTCAACAAGACTCAGAACAAACCAATTCACAGGCTTTATTTGAGAGCTTGCGTAAGCGTGGGCACAGAATTACCTCTCAAAGAGAGACCATTCTGCAAATCTTCCGTGAGCTGCCACACGGAACCCACCTTTCAGCAGATGAGCTTTATTGCAAGCTGAATGAGCAAGGATCACCCGTCTCACTTGCTACAACCTACAGGACACTCAAACTTTTATCGTCACTGGGTCTCTTGCGCGAACTTGATTTTGCCGAAGGTCACAAGCACTATGAACTCAAGCTGGAAGATCTCCCTCACCAGCACATCATCTGTCTAAACTGCAATCTCACACTTGAATTCGAAGATCATTTCCTGGGAGAAGCCGGCGAACAAATTGGCGCACGTTACGGCTTTGAAGTAATTGATGCGCAATTCAAAATCTTCGGACTGTGTCCAGACTGCCGCAAAGACAAAGAAGAACAAAAATCCAAGAAGCCTTCAGTAGATGATGAAAATGTCCAAAAGTAA
- a CDS encoding WG repeat-containing protein, with protein sequence MKQLTVTLSLILGTTLALTNSIQVNANDVSPLWGYIDRSGKLSIAAQYQDAYAFSEGLAAVQKDGNWGFIDKSGAMVLDPQYDKVCRFSEGLASIRIPSSGPLADAYKDATGKWGFIDKSGNMTIAPQFDDAAWFVDGLCPVQKNYLWGYIDKTGKFAIAPTYSQACPFADGLAAVINQSTQFYSQHSDSYYASDCQFLYIDRNGNQAIEPQFNQQITFSEGLAGVAVGHFQGKDVPDKWGYMNKFGKLVIRPQFTNAHHFSEGLAAVQTGKWKPTGLGTKSWIVGKWAYIDKTGKIAIKAQFDAADPFSEGLAAVRVGRQWGYIDTTGNIVIEPQFEGNWEFSGGLAPVMITPSNK encoded by the coding sequence ATGAAACAACTTACAGTTACACTAAGTTTGATATTAGGCACCACTCTCGCACTTACAAATTCAATTCAAGTAAATGCTAACGATGTTTCACCACTATGGGGTTATATAGATCGTTCAGGAAAGTTAAGCATTGCAGCACAGTATCAAGATGCTTACGCCTTTTCGGAAGGATTAGCTGCAGTTCAAAAAGATGGTAATTGGGGGTTCATCGATAAGTCGGGCGCGATGGTTCTTGATCCTCAATACGACAAAGTATGCCGATTCTCCGAAGGTCTTGCTTCCATACGTATTCCATCGAGTGGTCCATTGGCAGATGCCTACAAAGACGCCACAGGTAAATGGGGTTTCATCGACAAGAGCGGCAACATGACAATTGCCCCTCAGTTTGATGATGCCGCTTGGTTTGTCGATGGTCTTTGTCCTGTTCAAAAGAACTATCTTTGGGGTTACATCGATAAGACCGGCAAATTTGCAATTGCACCGACTTATTCTCAAGCTTGTCCTTTTGCCGACGGGCTTGCAGCCGTTATCAACCAGTCCACGCAATTTTATTCTCAACATTCAGACAGTTATTACGCAAGTGATTGCCAATTTCTCTACATTGATAGAAACGGCAATCAAGCAATCGAACCGCAATTCAATCAACAAATCACCTTCTCGGAAGGTTTAGCTGGAGTAGCAGTTGGTCACTTCCAGGGCAAGGATGTGCCGGACAAATGGGGCTACATGAATAAATTTGGCAAATTGGTTATCCGCCCGCAATTCACAAACGCACATCATTTTTCTGAAGGTCTGGCAGCTGTCCAAACAGGCAAATGGAAACCAACCGGTCTAGGCACGAAATCCTGGATCGTCGGCAAATGGGCCTATATCGACAAAACTGGAAAAATAGCCATCAAGGCGCAGTTTGATGCTGCCGATCCGTTTTCGGAAGGGCTTGCTGCCGTGAGGGTAGGCCGTCAGTGGGGATATATAGACACAACCGGAAATATAGTCATTGAGCCTCAATTTGAGGGAAATTGGGAGTTTTCCGGAGGTTTGGCGCCGGTCATGATTACTCCAAGTAACAAATAA
- a CDS encoding ferrous iron transport protein A has protein sequence MSKSNPLSESKEGQLLTVTNITNEEITWQALRFGLEEGSQIRIEKNINGGPVIVSKNNLEIAIGRRIAESIETRIAE, from the coding sequence ATGTCCAAAAGTAACCCCTTATCTGAATCCAAAGAAGGGCAACTTCTAACGGTTACAAATATTACAAACGAAGAAATCACCTGGCAGGCTCTAAGATTCGGACTGGAAGAGGGCAGCCAAATTCGCATCGAAAAAAATATCAACGGCGGACCAGTAATAGTATCCAAGAACAATCTAGAGATTGCCATCGGGCGTAGAATAGCCGAGTCAATAGAAACCCGAATCGCGGAGTAG
- a CDS encoding glycosyltransferase family 4 protein: MNRGFEISTNRWYEALKDHPELDVRLYCGGKHENGLPVSNLPRNEVINFLGPLTRINEQRFWEFSYVIEQISFASFFWPELTEWQPDVVWTKDVPFAHFLPHIRTLTRSNYKIVFSNGGAFRPQTYKGFDFIQHLTPSSYDEAILAGLPKEAMTILPNCVGHDDRAYDRKTLRQRLGYADDDLVIISISAWNCYHKRIDYLIDEVASINDRRVKLLLCGQPETDIAYLKDLAHKKLGDRIQWLTINESEVTSYLKAADIFALASLQESFGNVIVEAALAEIPIICHAHDGGKYILEDDYWLNDLSKPSALSARILQLRNDATCAKKTVLCAQSVRERFAPSVLVDKFVETIRLAMRLKKQESLRELHVLKDN, translated from the coding sequence GTGAATCGCGGCTTCGAAATATCAACCAATCGTTGGTACGAGGCTTTAAAAGATCATCCGGAATTGGACGTTCGCTTGTATTGCGGCGGCAAACACGAAAACGGATTACCGGTTAGCAATCTGCCCAGAAATGAGGTAATCAATTTTTTGGGGCCGCTCACGCGCATCAACGAGCAGCGCTTCTGGGAATTCAGCTATGTTATTGAGCAAATAAGTTTCGCTTCCTTTTTCTGGCCGGAGCTTACAGAATGGCAACCGGACGTAGTCTGGACAAAAGACGTCCCCTTTGCACATTTCTTGCCGCATATACGCACGCTCACACGTTCCAATTACAAGATCGTCTTTTCCAATGGCGGAGCATTCAGACCTCAAACATACAAAGGTTTTGACTTCATACAACATCTGACACCAAGCTCGTACGATGAAGCAATTCTTGCCGGCTTGCCTAAGGAAGCCATGACTATTTTGCCGAACTGCGTTGGTCATGACGATAGAGCCTATGATCGAAAAACTTTGCGTCAGCGCTTAGGCTATGCCGATGACGATCTGGTCATCATCTCCATTTCCGCCTGGAACTGCTATCACAAGCGGATAGACTATCTTATTGATGAGGTTGCATCAATCAATGATCGCCGCGTGAAACTATTGCTTTGCGGTCAACCGGAAACGGACATTGCTTATTTAAAAGACCTAGCTCATAAGAAACTAGGCGACAGAATTCAATGGCTGACAATCAACGAGAGTGAGGTTACAAGCTATCTCAAAGCAGCCGACATTTTCGCCTTAGCCAGCCTGCAAGAATCCTTTGGCAATGTAATTGTCGAAGCAGCACTTGCCGAAATTCCAATCATTTGTCACGCCCACGACGGCGGCAAATATATCCTGGAAGATGACTACTGGCTAAACGACCTTTCGAAGCCATCGGCTCTAAGCGCACGTATTTTGCAATTACGCAATGATGCAACTTGCGCCAAAAAAACTGTCTTATGCGCTCAGTCAGTGCGCGAAAGATTTGCTCCTTCAGTCCTTGTTGATAAATTTGTGGAGACGATAAGACTAGCAATGCGTTTGAAAAAACAAGAATCTCTGCGCGAACTGCACGTATTGAAAGACAACTAA
- a CDS encoding glycoside hydrolase family 5 protein gives MADHSLACLWQERRSRTSKFHLLFTLLVAMMFVVFLLSATVKSAQAAPGGMVYEGVNISGAEWGESNIPGTFMVHYIFPTDTEIDYFANKGMRVIRVPILWERIQPSANGALDATYLGRLDAVVVKATSRNLAVVIDLHNYGAYRGITVGVPGGHPNSMFADIWTRLSTRYKNYPKVIFGLMNEPVGSTMTSTTWLASSQAAINAIRATGATNLILVPSTYWGHPKDFVQANASVMINVTDPLNNYSYDVHQYLDYDGSGSHTDYLSPADAVATLSGFTNWLKTNNRTAFLSEIGVTSSAGACASLAAMLQYMHANSAQWDGYTYWSAGPWWQGYMFGVEPVNGQDTPQMTTLINNLDSTSTPPPPPPPPPPPPPPPPPPPAPTPPPPPPPPPPPPPPPPPPPPPPPPPPPPPPPAPTPPP, from the coding sequence ATGGCAGACCATTCATTAGCTTGCCTATGGCAAGAAAGACGATCTCGAACATCAAAGTTCCATTTACTATTCACGTTGCTAGTTGCGATGATGTTCGTGGTATTTCTGCTGAGTGCGACAGTGAAATCAGCCCAAGCAGCTCCCGGTGGAATGGTCTACGAGGGAGTGAATATCTCTGGGGCGGAATGGGGTGAGTCAAATATACCTGGTACATTTATGGTCCACTATATTTTTCCAACAGATACTGAAATAGACTATTTTGCAAATAAAGGCATGCGGGTAATCCGCGTGCCGATTCTTTGGGAAAGAATTCAACCTTCAGCCAATGGTGCTTTAGATGCAACATATCTCGGACGACTAGATGCAGTTGTAGTGAAAGCAACTTCAAGAAATTTGGCCGTTGTAATTGATTTACACAATTACGGCGCATACCGTGGCATAACGGTAGGTGTTCCTGGGGGACATCCAAATTCTATGTTTGCCGACATCTGGACTCGTCTGTCCACACGCTACAAAAATTACCCCAAAGTTATTTTTGGTTTGATGAATGAACCTGTCGGATCGACCATGACTTCTACAACTTGGCTTGCATCATCGCAAGCTGCAATAAACGCAATTCGTGCAACAGGTGCAACGAATCTAATTCTTGTCCCGTCCACGTACTGGGGACACCCAAAAGATTTTGTGCAAGCAAATGCGTCAGTGATGATCAATGTTACTGATCCTTTGAATAATTATTCTTATGATGTGCATCAATACCTGGACTATGATGGATCGGGTTCTCATACGGATTATTTAAGCCCTGCAGATGCAGTTGCTACTCTAAGTGGCTTTACGAACTGGCTGAAGACAAATAATCGTACTGCTTTCCTCAGTGAGATCGGAGTCACTTCAAGTGCTGGAGCGTGTGCCTCACTTGCCGCAATGCTTCAGTACATGCATGCCAACTCGGCCCAGTGGGACGGATATACGTATTGGTCTGCTGGGCCGTGGTGGCAAGGTTATATGTTTGGAGTTGAACCTGTAAATGGACAGGATACTCCACAGATGACAACGCTTATTAATAACTTAGACAGTACATCTACGCCACCGCCACCACCACCACCGCCACCACCACCACCACCACCACCGCCACCACCACCGGCGCCTACACCACCGCCACCACCACCACCACCACCACCACCGCCACCACCACCGCCACCACCACCACCACCACCACCACCGCCACCACCACCGCCACCACCGGCGCCTACCCCACCGCCAC